A genomic stretch from Bacillus sp. E(2018) includes:
- a CDS encoding YtxH domain-containing protein: protein MPNYTNTPTTTAEPVFTHSDFQTRDTADTNVSKKGNASGFATGLVVGGLVGAAAALLYAPKNGNEFRNDLRDSSIKLKERTQQMKDETMLKAKLGTMDAKDTVASIKEKSGNLSLSARQKLQEAKNTASEVKSETKSAIDEAKQEAEKDNYQTNSNTQTKAVVTPRTLSSTDTQQKTGTDSSYEKKQSDVNNTSL, encoded by the coding sequence ATGCCTAACTATACAAATACACCAACGACTACTGCGGAACCGGTTTTCACACATTCCGATTTCCAAACTCGCGATACTGCTGATACTAATGTTAGCAAGAAAGGTAATGCCTCTGGTTTTGCTACAGGTTTAGTAGTGGGAGGTCTTGTAGGAGCTGCAGCAGCTCTGTTATATGCACCTAAAAATGGAAATGAGTTTAGAAATGATCTTCGCGATTCTTCAATTAAGTTAAAAGAACGCACACAACAGATGAAAGATGAAACCATGTTAAAAGCAAAACTTGGAACGATGGATGCTAAAGATACGGTCGCATCTATAAAAGAAAAATCTGGGAACCTTTCACTATCTGCTCGTCAAAAGTTACAAGAAGCAAAGAATACGGCGAGTGAGGTAAAGAGTGAAACCAAATCAGCGATTGATGAAGCAAAACAAGAGGCTGAAAAAGATAATTATCAAACCAACTCTAACACGCAAACTAAAGCTGTTGTAACACCTCGTACTCTTTCTTCAACAGATACACAACAAAAAACAGGTACAGATTCTTCTTACGAGAAAAAGCAAAGTGATGTAAACAATACTTCACTTTGA
- a CDS encoding inorganic phosphate transporter — translation MDTVLLITILVVIGALAFDFINGFHDTANAIATSVSTKALTPRRAIILAAVMNFVGAMTFTGVAKTITKDIVDPFTLPNGSVVILAALVAAITWNLITWYYGIPSSSSHAIIGSIAGAAIAAAGFEALHYSGFLKIIYGLLLSPILAFIVGFIFYNVIKMVFKNTNLTKTNNGFRKVQVATAALQAYSHGTNDAQKAMGIITMALIANGYTDSTDIQLWVQISCALAMGLGTSVGGWKIIKTVGGKIMKIRPVNGVSADLTGASVIFGASFLGIPVSTTHVITSSILGVGASHRLKGVKWGTAKTMIITWFITLPISATLAALSYLVLNLIF, via the coding sequence ATGGATACGGTATTACTCATTACAATTCTTGTTGTAATCGGTGCGCTTGCATTTGATTTTATTAATGGATTTCACGATACAGCGAACGCGATTGCAACATCTGTTTCAACAAAAGCCTTAACACCTAGAAGAGCAATTATTTTAGCTGCAGTCATGAACTTTGTCGGAGCCATGACATTCACTGGTGTTGCAAAAACGATTACTAAAGACATCGTTGACCCATTTACGCTTCCTAACGGGTCAGTTGTTATTCTTGCTGCTCTTGTTGCGGCTATCACTTGGAATTTGATTACTTGGTATTATGGTATTCCTAGTTCATCTTCACATGCTATTATCGGTTCTATCGCTGGTGCTGCGATTGCAGCTGCTGGTTTTGAAGCACTTCACTATTCTGGCTTTCTAAAAATTATTTATGGTTTGCTTCTTTCTCCGATCCTAGCATTTATCGTTGGTTTTATATTTTATAACGTTATTAAGATGGTGTTTAAGAATACGAATTTAACGAAAACAAATAACGGTTTTCGTAAAGTACAGGTAGCTACAGCCGCTCTTCAAGCTTATTCACACGGTACGAATGATGCGCAAAAAGCGATGGGTATCATCACGATGGCATTAATCGCGAACGGCTACACAGATAGCACAGACATTCAGTTATGGGTACAGATATCCTGTGCACTCGCTATGGGTCTTGGTACATCTGTAGGTGGTTGGAAAATCATCAAAACAGTTGGCGGAAAGATCATGAAAATTCGCCCTGTTAATGGGGTATCTGCTGATTTAACGGGAGCTTCTGTTATCTTTGGTGCATCTTTCTTAGGTATTCCTGTAAGTACAACGCACGTGATCACTTCTTCTATCTTAGGGGTTGGTGCGTCTCACCGATTAAAAGGGGTTAAATGGGGAACGGCTAAGACGATGATCATTACTTGGTTCATCACACTTCCGATTTCTGCAACATTAGCAGCTCTGTCTTACCTTGTATTAAACTTAATCTTTTAG
- a CDS encoding heavy metal translocating P-type ATPase, translating into MELSARTQLLMATTSGIFILMAWMIEKYSDSPYYVLFYLLAFIVGGYAKAVEGIQESIRDRQLNVELLMMFAAIGSAAIGYWGEGAVLILIFAYSGALEMYTLQKSNKEIKALISLQPEEAWLLLEDKELRVEASSLEPGNLIKVKPGERVPADGVIVKGNSYINESALTGEPLAREVHASSEVLAGTLNQSGLLEISVTKHMKDSVFQRMIDLVNNAQNDAPPVQRKIEEFETKYVLFVLLAAALTFLVPGSIGIWSYSESLYRACVLLVVASPCALVASTMPALLASLSNAAKNGILFKSGVFLEKLSLVNVIAFDKTGTLTKGRPSVKHVEFLQSSWDKDEVISIIYGIEINSIHPLAKAINEHLKSYQEKKPVEMNAFEDVPGMGVKAHIQDTVWKIGNREWTDITEKQECELLMRVEEAGEDAGHTIVYVTANDQLTAYFLLGDSVRTETIQAIKDLQEKQILTIMLTGDSKRGAEIIGKIAKVDEIGYSCLPEDKVNTVKKWREKDAVVAMIGDGVNDAPALAIADVGVAMGMGSDAAIETADVVLVKNDLSKLIYAMQLSERLSKIIKQNIIFSISIILFLLSANYLQFLTLPYGVIGHEGSTILVILNGLRLLK; encoded by the coding sequence TTGGAACTCTCTGCACGTACACAACTGTTGATGGCAACAACGTCTGGTATCTTCATACTAATGGCTTGGATGATAGAAAAATATTCAGATTCTCCTTATTATGTTCTCTTTTATTTGTTAGCTTTTATCGTAGGAGGGTATGCAAAAGCAGTTGAAGGCATTCAGGAAAGCATAAGAGACAGACAATTGAACGTTGAACTTCTAATGATGTTTGCCGCAATTGGATCAGCAGCGATCGGCTATTGGGGAGAGGGAGCTGTATTGATTCTAATCTTTGCTTATTCGGGTGCTTTAGAGATGTATACCTTACAAAAAAGCAATAAAGAAATCAAAGCGTTAATATCTTTGCAGCCGGAAGAAGCCTGGCTTTTATTGGAGGATAAGGAACTGAGAGTAGAAGCTTCATCTTTAGAACCTGGAAATTTAATAAAAGTTAAACCAGGAGAGAGGGTACCTGCAGACGGTGTAATTGTAAAAGGAAACTCTTATATTAATGAATCTGCATTAACAGGAGAGCCTCTCGCTCGAGAAGTCCATGCCTCATCGGAAGTATTAGCAGGAACGTTGAACCAGTCTGGATTGTTAGAGATTTCTGTTACAAAACACATGAAAGACTCAGTATTCCAAAGAATGATAGACCTAGTAAATAACGCACAAAATGATGCTCCACCTGTTCAAAGAAAAATAGAAGAGTTTGAAACAAAATATGTTCTTTTTGTATTACTGGCTGCTGCATTAACCTTTTTAGTGCCTGGTTCGATAGGGATTTGGAGTTATTCAGAATCTTTATACCGTGCTTGTGTTCTATTAGTTGTGGCTTCTCCCTGTGCATTAGTGGCTTCGACAATGCCGGCACTACTCGCTTCTTTATCTAACGCAGCTAAGAACGGCATTCTCTTTAAGAGTGGTGTATTTTTAGAGAAGTTGAGTCTAGTAAACGTAATTGCTTTTGACAAGACTGGTACTTTAACAAAAGGCCGTCCAAGTGTAAAACACGTTGAATTTCTCCAATCTTCTTGGGATAAAGATGAGGTGATTTCGATCATCTATGGAATTGAAATAAATAGCATACATCCGCTTGCAAAAGCGATTAATGAACATCTTAAAAGTTACCAAGAAAAAAAACCTGTAGAAATGAATGCGTTTGAAGATGTGCCTGGAATGGGTGTGAAAGCACACATTCAAGATACCGTATGGAAAATAGGGAATCGTGAGTGGACTGATATAACAGAAAAGCAAGAGTGCGAGCTGTTGATGAGAGTAGAAGAGGCAGGAGAAGATGCCGGTCACACAATTGTGTATGTAACAGCTAATGATCAGCTCACAGCCTATTTTCTTTTAGGTGATTCAGTAAGGACAGAAACTATTCAAGCGATCAAAGATCTACAAGAAAAACAAATTTTAACGATTATGCTAACGGGAGACTCTAAACGCGGAGCAGAGATAATTGGAAAAATCGCAAAGGTCGATGAAATTGGTTATTCATGTTTGCCTGAAGATAAGGTGAACACCGTGAAAAAATGGAGAGAAAAAGATGCGGTTGTTGCGATGATCGGAGATGGTGTGAACGATGCGCCAGCACTTGCTATAGCGGATGTAGGTGTTGCGATGGGTATGGGAAGCGATGCTGCTATAGAAACCGCGGATGTCGTACTCGTAAAAAATGATCTGAGTAAGCTGATTTATGCGATGCAGCTGTCTGAAAGACTTTCAAAGATCATTAAACAAAATATTATTTTTTCCATAAGCATTATTCTCTTTTTGTTAAGTGCTAATTACTTACAGTTTCTCACTTTGCCATATGGCGTGATCGGACATGAAGGAAGTACAATCTTAGTCATTTTAAATGGATTACGTTTATTAAAATAA
- a CDS encoding PadR family transcriptional regulator, with amino-acid sequence MSELIFSLKTELRRGTLTLAVLSQLQTPQYGYSLAQRLEENNVSIDQSTLYPLLRRLEKQELLTSEWDTTENRPRKYYLLSEFGQEVFKQLKEEWHNTSMQLNSML; translated from the coding sequence ATGAGCGAATTAATTTTCTCTCTAAAGACAGAACTGCGAAGAGGAACGTTAACTTTAGCAGTTTTAAGCCAGCTCCAAACACCGCAATACGGATATTCACTCGCACAGCGGTTAGAAGAGAACAACGTATCTATTGATCAAAGCACTCTGTATCCACTTCTTCGAAGGCTTGAAAAGCAAGAGTTGCTTACGAGTGAATGGGATACTACAGAGAACCGCCCTAGAAAATATTATCTTCTCAGCGAGTTTGGTCAAGAAGTGTTCAAGCAACTGAAAGAAGAATGGCATAACACGTCCATGCAATTAAATTCGATGTTATAA
- a CDS encoding pentapeptide repeat-containing protein, which translates to MNSSLQADCSRCFGLCCVALPYAKSADFAFDKDSGTPCRNLQEDFRCGIHQQLRDKGFKGCTVYECFGAGQKVSQNTFSGMDWETNPELAQEMFDVFPIMQQLQEIVYYLSEAVNLDETKMILHKLEMAIGEIEKLTLLGVTEIKQINVSNIRMKINELLIHTSQLVRAEFSQKKYQIKGKASDFIGAKLQKADLRGANLRGALLIAADLRKADLRKADLIGADLRDADLCGADLRGSIFLTQAQVNSAKGNADTKLPDRLTHPDHWLIVNQKKPSAN; encoded by the coding sequence ATGAATTCTTCATTACAAGCTGACTGTTCTCGTTGTTTTGGACTTTGCTGTGTCGCGCTACCCTACGCAAAATCTGCAGATTTTGCTTTTGATAAAGACAGCGGCACGCCTTGTAGGAACTTACAAGAAGATTTTCGTTGTGGTATACATCAACAGTTAAGAGATAAAGGGTTTAAAGGTTGTACGGTTTATGAATGCTTTGGAGCAGGACAAAAAGTATCACAAAACACTTTTTCAGGAATGGATTGGGAGACTAATCCAGAGCTAGCGCAAGAGATGTTTGATGTTTTTCCAATCATGCAACAACTTCAAGAAATTGTGTATTACCTATCTGAGGCCGTTAACCTCGACGAAACAAAAATGATCCTTCATAAATTAGAAATGGCTATAGGTGAAATAGAAAAACTAACGCTACTTGGAGTAACAGAGATTAAACAGATTAACGTATCCAACATTCGGATGAAGATAAACGAGTTGCTGATTCATACTAGCCAATTAGTAAGAGCTGAGTTTTCACAAAAAAAATATCAAATAAAAGGTAAGGCGAGCGATTTTATTGGTGCCAAACTTCAAAAGGCAGACCTGCGTGGTGCAAATTTACGTGGAGCTCTTCTCATAGCAGCAGACTTAAGAAAAGCGGACTTAAGAAAAGCAGATTTAATAGGCGCGGATCTTCGTGATGCTGATCTATGTGGTGCGGACTTAAGGGGAAGTATATTTTTAACGCAAGCCCAAGTGAATTCGGCAAAAGGAAATGCTGATACAAAGCTTCCTGATAGGTTAACTCACCCGGATCACTGGCTAATAGTAAACCAAAAAAAGCCTTCCGCTAACTAA
- a CDS encoding ABC transporter permease subunit, whose protein sequence is MSLPLYLAMMKSHGKLLGGFIYGAVAYIVLIIWIYPSIADMKGFNDMIAALPEGMRKLIGMENGINSLSDYIAGEFYGMLFLIILMVYVILTSTRVMARLVDQGSMAYLLATPNSRIKVAVTQASVLLSGLALIIGFTTLSGIAASKWLIDGYQLDVASFITLNLLTFLVFSSIAGYCFFISSVNNDEKKALGISAGITLLFYMLNMAGKLSEKTEWLLNFSIFKWYDPIKIIKNETDALWIGCALGILTLLLFVFSVVAFKKRNLPL, encoded by the coding sequence GTGAGCTTGCCTTTATATCTTGCGATGATGAAGAGTCACGGGAAGCTGTTAGGGGGATTCATATACGGTGCTGTCGCTTATATTGTACTGATCATCTGGATATATCCCTCTATTGCTGATATGAAAGGATTCAACGATATGATTGCTGCACTGCCAGAAGGTATGCGGAAGCTGATCGGTATGGAGAATGGCATAAATTCCTTGTCAGACTATATAGCTGGTGAGTTTTATGGGATGTTGTTTCTGATCATATTGATGGTTTATGTCATTTTGACTTCGACACGAGTGATGGCAAGGCTGGTCGATCAAGGTTCTATGGCCTACTTGCTTGCCACACCTAATTCAAGAATAAAAGTGGCAGTCACGCAAGCATCAGTCTTGCTTTCTGGACTGGCATTGATCATAGGTTTTACAACGCTTAGTGGTATTGCAGCAAGTAAGTGGCTGATCGATGGATACCAATTAGATGTTGCTTCGTTTATTACATTGAACCTACTCACTTTCCTTGTTTTCTCGTCGATTGCTGGTTATTGCTTCTTTATCTCCTCTGTAAATAATGATGAGAAGAAAGCGCTCGGGATCTCTGCAGGCATCACGCTTTTGTTTTATATGTTGAACATGGCTGGAAAGTTAAGCGAGAAAACAGAATGGCTATTAAACTTTTCGATCTTTAAATGGTATGACCCAATCAAGATAATCAAAAATGAAACGGATGCACTCTGGATTGGCTGTGCACTAGGTATTTTAACATTACTCTTATTTGTGTTTAGTGTGGTTGCTTTCAAAAAAAGAAATCTTCCGTTATGA
- a CDS encoding DUF47 domain-containing protein codes for MFTKKKDKFMVMLTDIASNLKDSAGYFHDFKINNENDLREFADHLKELESKGDSYVHTVIMELNKVFITPIEREDILSLAMSMDDILDGIEQSSALFDIYAITNPDQYMVKFVEYIKLSAEEILLTVNLLSEKKLLDMREHAIKIKDYESKCDDLYREAQRELFASQTDPIKVIKYKEMYEVLEGIADSCQNVANTLESIIMKNA; via the coding sequence ATGTTTACAAAGAAAAAGGATAAGTTCATGGTCATGCTAACGGATATTGCCAGCAATTTGAAGGACTCTGCAGGTTATTTCCACGATTTCAAAATTAACAACGAAAATGATCTTCGCGAATTTGCAGACCATTTAAAAGAACTTGAATCAAAAGGTGATTCTTATGTTCATACCGTTATCATGGAACTGAACAAAGTATTTATTACACCTATTGAAAGAGAAGACATCTTATCACTTGCTATGAGCATGGATGATATTTTAGACGGCATCGAGCAATCTTCTGCTTTGTTTGACATTTACGCAATCACAAACCCAGATCAATACATGGTTAAATTTGTAGAATACATTAAGTTAAGTGCTGAAGAAATCCTTCTTACTGTTAACTTGTTATCAGAAAAAAAACTTCTTGATATGCGTGAGCATGCTATCAAAATTAAAGATTATGAATCAAAATGTGACGATCTTTACCGTGAAGCACAACGCGAATTATTTGCATCTCAAACAGATCCGATCAAAGTTATTAAGTATAAAGAGATGTACGAAGTGCTTGAAGGCATTGCCGACAGCTGCCAGAACGTTGCGAACACATTAGAATCTATCATCATGAAAAACGCGTAA
- a CDS encoding ABC transporter ATP-binding protein yields MIQVKGLSKRFTKEKGLFDLNFEVSKGEVFGYIGPNGAGKSTTIRHLMGFMKPDSGYSSIDGMNCWKNAARIQEKTGYLPGEIVFLEGMTGLGFLSLVQKMRKQECTKRRDALIERFQLDVNSPIRKMSKGMKQKVGIIAAFMHNPQVLILDEPTSGLDPLMQRVFIDLILEEKQKNKTILMSSHSFQEIERTCDSAGIIKDGKLVALEDMHLLRRVQRRIFEVKVKSENDMEHILQSSLITEVKGTRSVHVTVQGNDQEFVQLLSHCEVQHIDTRPQDLEDIFMHYYDRREVGK; encoded by the coding sequence ATGATTCAGGTAAAGGGACTATCAAAGCGGTTTACGAAAGAAAAAGGATTGTTCGATCTGAATTTCGAAGTAAGCAAGGGCGAGGTGTTTGGATATATTGGTCCGAATGGAGCTGGTAAATCAACAACCATTCGTCACTTAATGGGCTTTATGAAACCAGATAGTGGCTATTCTTCAATCGATGGAATGAACTGCTGGAAAAACGCTGCACGTATTCAAGAGAAAACAGGATACTTGCCCGGAGAGATTGTTTTTTTAGAAGGAATGACAGGGCTTGGCTTTTTGTCCCTCGTTCAAAAGATGCGAAAGCAAGAGTGCACAAAACGCAGAGACGCATTAATAGAACGATTTCAACTAGACGTAAACTCACCGATAAGAAAGATGTCAAAAGGAATGAAACAAAAAGTGGGTATCATCGCAGCGTTTATGCATAATCCTCAAGTCCTTATCTTAGACGAACCTACATCTGGGCTAGACCCACTCATGCAACGTGTCTTTATTGATCTTATCTTGGAAGAAAAACAAAAAAACAAAACCATACTCATGTCATCACACAGTTTTCAAGAGATTGAGCGAACGTGTGATTCGGCTGGAATCATAAAAGATGGAAAATTAGTGGCTTTAGAAGATATGCATCTGTTAAGAAGAGTACAGCGACGAATATTTGAAGTGAAGGTAAAGTCTGAGAATGACATGGAACACATCCTGCAATCATCGCTCATTACAGAAGTGAAAGGCACTAGAAGCGTTCATGTTACGGTACAAGGGAACGATCAGGAATTTGTTCAGTTGTTAAGTCATTGTGAAGTTCAGCATATCGATACACGGCCACAGGATTTAGAAGATATCTTCATGCATTATTATGACAGAAGGGAAGTGGGGAAGTGA
- a CDS encoding TetR/AcrR family transcriptional regulator — translation MNGYERRKEQKKKDIKKAAFSLFQKQGIKEIKIEDLAKNAGVSQVTIYNHFGSKEALFREVIKEFVADEYKFHKELFLKDLSFKEKMTASILHKTNNVLNIHPEVIEEMMLNDEELKLFLADFQAKFAIPLLVDLIKNAQNNGEINPDLSMESIMVYIQLFNNNMLISMITGENGKKLATDIFQMFFYGLSLPRD, via the coding sequence TTGAACGGATACGAACGTCGAAAAGAACAAAAGAAGAAGGATATTAAGAAAGCTGCTTTCTCCTTGTTTCAGAAACAAGGCATCAAAGAGATTAAAATAGAAGATCTAGCAAAAAATGCAGGTGTATCTCAAGTAACCATCTATAATCATTTTGGAAGTAAAGAAGCTTTGTTTCGGGAAGTGATTAAAGAGTTCGTCGCAGATGAGTACAAATTTCATAAAGAGCTGTTTCTTAAGGATCTTTCTTTTAAAGAAAAAATGACTGCAAGCATACTTCATAAAACGAATAACGTACTGAACATTCATCCTGAAGTTATTGAAGAGATGATGTTAAACGATGAAGAGTTAAAATTATTTTTAGCTGACTTTCAAGCTAAATTTGCCATTCCATTACTTGTTGACCTGATTAAGAATGCTCAAAACAATGGTGAGATCAATCCAGATCTTTCTATGGAATCCATTATGGTATACATCCAGCTTTTTAATAACAATATGCTCATCTCCATGATTACAGGCGAGAATGGAAAAAAACTCGCAACAGATATCTTTCAAATGTTTTTCTATGGGCTTTCACTGCCCAGAGATTAA
- a CDS encoding dicarboxylate/amino acid:cation symporter: MKNTWKAYRSPIILLLAIIAGSIIGSTMGKDAAVLKPFGDLFLNVMFMIVVPLVFFSISSSVASMAGTKRFGKIISSMLIVFLFTGTVAAIISMAGIKIFPPSEGVKIDLVKPETTGEKVSIGDQLVSTVTVPDFVDLLSRANMLALILFSVLLGLATSKVGEKAKPLANFLLAGSEVTLQMVKYVMYYAPIGLGAYFAALVGEFGPTLLGSYFKAVLFYYPFSILYFFGFFTLYAFMSHGKLGIRVFWKNMLSPSVTSLATCSSAASIPVNLEATKKMGVPDDISETTIPLGATLHKDGSVIGGVLKITFLFGIFGMDFSGINTYLLVGGVALLVGMVMGAIPQGGLIAEMLILSLFGFPPEALPIIAAISAIIDPPATLLNATGDNVASMMTARLVEGKNWLMKKTGSLTEQKGA, encoded by the coding sequence ATGAAAAATACTTGGAAAGCATATCGCTCGCCGATTATCTTGTTATTGGCAATCATTGCTGGTAGCATAATCGGTTCTACGATGGGCAAGGACGCTGCCGTTCTTAAACCGTTCGGCGATCTGTTTTTAAACGTAATGTTCATGATCGTTGTTCCACTCGTGTTCTTTTCGATTTCATCGAGTGTGGCAAGCATGGCAGGTACAAAACGTTTCGGTAAAATCATCAGCTCTATGTTGATCGTTTTCTTATTCACCGGAACAGTTGCAGCTATTATAAGTATGGCAGGAATTAAGATTTTTCCGCCTTCCGAAGGTGTGAAAATCGATTTAGTCAAACCTGAAACAACAGGTGAAAAAGTATCGATTGGTGATCAGCTAGTAAGTACAGTTACGGTTCCAGATTTTGTTGATCTATTAAGCCGTGCCAATATGTTAGCACTTATTCTTTTTTCTGTGTTGTTAGGTCTTGCAACATCTAAAGTGGGAGAGAAAGCTAAACCTCTCGCAAACTTCCTTTTAGCGGGAAGTGAAGTTACCCTTCAGATGGTAAAATACGTGATGTATTATGCTCCGATCGGTTTAGGTGCGTATTTTGCAGCACTTGTTGGTGAATTCGGTCCAACATTGCTCGGTTCTTATTTTAAAGCGGTCTTGTTCTACTATCCGTTTTCTATTCTTTATTTCTTTGGCTTCTTTACGCTTTACGCGTTCATGTCCCATGGAAAGCTTGGTATTCGTGTGTTTTGGAAAAATATGCTCTCGCCATCTGTAACGAGTCTTGCAACGTGCAGTTCTGCTGCGAGTATTCCCGTTAATCTAGAAGCTACTAAGAAAATGGGTGTACCCGACGATATTAGTGAAACTACGATTCCTCTTGGTGCAACACTGCATAAAGACGGATCAGTTATTGGTGGAGTATTAAAGATTACATTCCTTTTTGGAATATTTGGAATGGATTTCTCTGGCATCAACACGTATCTTTTAGTTGGTGGAGTAGCACTTTTAGTTGGTATGGTAATGGGGGCGATCCCTCAAGGTGGACTAATAGCCGAGATGCTTATTCTATCACTGTTCGGTTTTCCTCCTGAAGCACTGCCGATCATCGCTGCGATCTCTGCGATTATTGATCCGCCAGCTACATTGCTGAACGCAACAGGTGATAATGTCGCAAGTATGATGACGGCGCGTTTAGTTGAAGGTAAGAACTGGCTGATGAAAAAGACAGGTTCGTTAACAGAACAAAAAGGTGCATAA
- a CDS encoding GNAT family N-acetyltransferase, with protein sequence MITLVKADSSKAKEMAKFIAVQNRMASQHCGYCGEMENEILHSLKKDLSDVPYQESFVLAYENDFLVGVLGFDADLENRNAEIWGPFITHSEHQQITKELWDLLLQLIPQTIETVHFFISTDHTDLKQFLTHNDMIDQKSKHTILSITKEAITNTAAVNNIKEYTEMDKKDFKNLHDTYFPSTYYNSQQIIERLNEFHKVFVYQIENEVVGYIYVEIQPQFGEGSIEFFAVDEMHREKGIGVQLLTYAVNWMLSNPHLKHIDLCVNNENKLAIHLYKKIGFAIQKELFHITKQLSVETLSRK encoded by the coding sequence GTGATTACTCTCGTAAAAGCAGATTCTTCAAAAGCTAAAGAAATGGCAAAGTTCATCGCAGTCCAGAACAGAATGGCATCCCAACATTGCGGCTATTGCGGTGAAATGGAAAACGAAATTCTTCATTCACTGAAAAAAGACCTCTCGGATGTTCCTTATCAGGAATCTTTTGTGTTGGCCTATGAGAATGATTTCCTAGTGGGAGTTCTTGGATTTGATGCCGACCTTGAAAACCGGAACGCCGAAATATGGGGTCCTTTTATTACACATAGTGAGCACCAGCAGATTACAAAAGAGCTTTGGGATCTCCTACTCCAGCTCATACCTCAAACGATTGAAACGGTTCATTTTTTTATCTCTACAGATCATACAGACCTCAAACAGTTTCTAACTCATAACGATATGATAGACCAAAAAAGCAAACACACCATTCTATCAATCACCAAGGAAGCAATAACAAACACAGCTGCAGTGAATAACATTAAAGAATATACAGAAATGGATAAGAAAGATTTCAAGAATTTGCATGATACCTATTTTCCTTCGACGTATTACAATTCACAACAGATCATTGAAAGATTAAACGAGTTTCATAAAGTATTTGTATATCAAATTGAGAATGAAGTGGTGGGTTATATTTATGTAGAGATACAACCACAGTTTGGTGAAGGCTCTATTGAGTTCTTCGCTGTAGATGAAATGCATAGAGAAAAAGGAATCGGTGTGCAGCTTTTAACCTATGCCGTTAATTGGATGCTCAGCAATCCGCATTTGAAGCATATTGATCTGTGCGTCAACAATGAAAATAAGCTAGCGATCCATCTTTATAAAAAAATCGGTTTTGCTATTCAAAAAGAACTATTTCATATAACTAAGCAACTTTCTGTAGAGACATTGTCTAGAAAATAG